One Litorilinea aerophila genomic window carries:
- a CDS encoding LysM peptidoglycan-binding domain-containing protein, which yields MLIALWPGSTPAAHAAEAIHVVRPGDSLGTIAQRYQVSPEVLQKVNGIVDPNLIQIGQSLIIPQGEPVGTLAPVDAGASTLPGDGGYHRVQAGESLSQIASQYGLSLSTLLRLNGLPDANTIWVGQKLRLTARVAPVQTSRPAIEQPADLIHVVQADETLAEIARRYGTTQEQLMVLNGLPHLNFLWPGQRLRIKAAATSAPASLGVAGAPADGQRWIEIDLSDQTLTAWQGDVVVMRTIVSTGKWSTPTVKGDFAIYLKLDSQHMYGDDYDLPNVPWVMYFYEDYAIHGAYWHTSFGIPVSHGCVNMRPEEAEALYRWASVGTLVRVHD from the coding sequence CGACAGCCTGGGGACTATCGCCCAGCGCTATCAGGTGAGCCCGGAAGTGCTCCAAAAGGTCAACGGCATTGTCGATCCAAACCTGATCCAGATCGGCCAGTCGTTGATCATTCCCCAGGGCGAGCCGGTCGGCACCCTCGCACCGGTTGACGCCGGGGCCTCGACCCTGCCCGGCGATGGAGGCTACCACCGGGTGCAGGCCGGAGAATCCCTCTCCCAGATCGCAAGCCAGTATGGCCTCTCCCTCTCCACCCTGCTGCGCCTCAACGGCCTGCCCGACGCCAACACCATCTGGGTGGGGCAAAAGCTTCGGCTCACCGCCCGGGTGGCCCCCGTGCAAACATCCAGGCCAGCGATTGAGCAGCCCGCCGACCTCATCCACGTGGTCCAGGCCGATGAAACGCTGGCCGAGATCGCCCGGCGCTACGGAACCACCCAGGAACAGCTCATGGTCCTCAACGGGCTGCCGCACCTGAACTTTCTGTGGCCAGGCCAGCGGCTGCGGATCAAGGCAGCCGCGACGTCGGCGCCCGCCAGCCTGGGGGTGGCCGGCGCCCCGGCGGACGGCCAGCGCTGGATCGAGATCGACCTGAGCGACCAGACCCTGACCGCCTGGCAGGGGGACGTGGTCGTCATGCGCACCATCGTCAGCACCGGCAAGTGGTCCACCCCCACGGTCAAGGGCGACTTTGCCATCTACTTGAAGCTGGACAGCCAGCATATGTATGGCGACGACTACGACCTGCCCAACGTGCCGTGGGTCATGTACTTCTACGAAGACTACGCCATCCACGGCGCCTACTGGCACACCAGCTTCGGCATTCCCGTCAGCCATGGCTGCGTCAACATGCGCCCCGAAGAGGCCGAAGCCCTCTACCGATGGGCCTCGGTGGGCACCCTGGTGCGGGTCCACGACTGA